The genome window TATGATACCTTACACTATAGGATACTTTGCAGTGCTTGCAGTTTTAGTAGTAGTTTGGATGACAATAGGTATACCAGTAGGAATAGGTGGACAAGTTTGGTTATAAAACACATTTAATAATTTTGGGAGGAAAGAAAATGGAAACAACTGAAGTAAGATACAATTTTGATGAGGTAATAGATAGAAGTGGAACAAACTGCCTTAAATATGATCTTAAGACTCAATTTATGCCAGGGTCTTCAGAAGATGCACTACCACTATGGGTAGCAGATATGGATTTTGCATGTGCTCCTGAGATAATTAATGCAATGCATGAAAGAATAGACAGAAAAATATTTGGATATAGTTCTCAACAAACTGATGATTATTATGAAGCTGTATGCGGATGGTTTAAGAGAAGATTTGATTGGAAAATAGAAAAAGAGAATATATTCTTTAGCCCAGGGGTTGTACCTGCATTAGGCTTTTTCATACAAATATTGACACAAAAGGGTGATGGTATAATAATAGAAAAACCTGTATACTATCCTTTTGAAGCTAAGATAACTAATAATGAAAGAAAAGTAGTCAATAGTCCTTTAAAGTTTGAAGATGGTCATTATTCTATGGATTATGATGGATTTGAAGAGTTGGCTAAAGATGAAAATAATAAGGTGTTTATATTATGTAGTCCTCATAACCCAGTTGGTAGGGTATGGAAAAAAGAAGAGCTTAGAAAAATAGTAGATATATGTAAGAAATATGATTTATGGATAATATCTGATGAAATACACTGTGATATTATTCGTAAAGGTGAAAAGCACATACCATTAGAAGTAGCATGCCCTGATTATAAGGACAGAATAATAACTTGTACAGCTCCAAGTAAGAGTTTTAACTTAGCTGGTATGCAATTATCAAATATAGTAATAAATAATAAAGAATTACAAGAAAAATGGATACTTGAAACAGATGCTAAATTAGCCATATTCTTACCCAATCCATTTGCAATAGTTGCTACTAAAGTTGCTTATAATGATTGTGAAGATTGGATGAATCAAGTAAATGAGTATATAGATAACAATATTAAATATGTAGAAGATTTTGTTAATGAGCATATGCCTAAAGTAAAAATGATAAAATCTCAAGGGACTTACTTAGTTTGGTTAGACTTTAGAGGGTATGGGTTGGATGCAAAACAGCTTGAAGATATAATGTTTAACAAGGCGAAGGTATTGCTAGATGAAGGATACATATTTGGAGAAGAAGGAGCAGGATTTGAAAGAATAAATGTTGCTTCACCTAGACCAATTATAGAAGAATGTATGAATAGAATAAGAAGTGCATTTGAAGGATTATAAAGTAATATCTAAAAATAATATATTTGCGTATTTAAAAAAGACTATGCTTTGAAATATTTCAGAGCATAGTCTTTGAAAGTTTTGGGATGATTTTAAAAAATTTCAAAGCGTGACTGTTGTTGATAATCTTCACTTAGATGTTTACATTAGAAATGATTTTTTCTAAAGTTGCACTTTTATAGATAGAGCATCACCAATATCATGTGTAACTAAAATAGTGGACTTATTCTCATTTTTAATAATACTATAAACATCATCACAAACTAATAATCTAGTCTGATAATCAAGAGCTGAAAAAGGTTCATCTAAAAGTAAAATATCTGGATTTACAGAAAGTGTTCTAATAAGGGCAACTCTTTGTCTCATACCTCCAGATAATTCTTTTGGATACATACTTCTAAAATCCCATAATCCATAAGTCTTTAAAAGGCTTTCAACTCTATCTAAAGATTTTTTATCTTTTTTGCTTTGAATTTCTAATCCAATAGTTATATTATCCATTATATTTCTCCATTCAAGCAAATTATCTTTTTGAAACATATATCCAATATTTCCAGTAATCTTTATATCGCCACTAGTCGGTTTTAAAAGATTAGTAAGAATATTTAAGATTGTAGATTTACCACTTCCAGAAGGACCAAGCAAAGTTAATATTTCTCCTTCTTTCAAGTTAAAATTGATATCCTTTAATACTTCAAGCTCGCCTTCCTTAGTGTAGAAGTTCATATTTATATTTTTAACTTCTACTATGTTGTCATTCATTATGCCACCCCCTATAACTTTTAGCTCGTATATATTATGTTATTAACAATATGACCTATTTGTACCATTTTTCATAAATATAATATAAATATTTTGTTTATTTACGTATTTTCTTAGTAACTTGTACGTATAAATTATAGATAAATAAATTATAAGGTAGGGGATAAAATTGAGTAACATAATAACTAATTTAATAGAGTCAATATTTACTAATCCAATAACTATATTGTTTTTACTTGCAATAACTGTATATTCTGTTTTTAAAATACTAGAAAATAACAGAGTATATTCATTTGTAAGTTCAAAATTAGAAGAAATCAATAGAGATTATAAAACGAGTGAGTTTTATAAAAAGGTAAGGGATGATTACTATGTATATAGTAAAGAAAATCCTTATGCAGACGTAAATATAACTTCATTCATAGAAGAAGTTGTATCTGATTTAAAGCATAATAATTTGCCATTGTTAGAGAAGATTAGAAGCATAAAAAATTCATCTTCAATAAGTATATTACTTGGAGTTTTAGGTACATTTGTTGGGCTTTCTGCAATGCTTTTATGTGTTGATACTAAAGACATTATAAATTCACTTCCTTCAACTATTAGTAGTATGCAAACTGCATTTACAACTAGTATATTTGGAGTTGTATTTTCTCTAATTATAGGTTACTTTACTAAGATAAAAGATTGTGAACATGTTTTGATACAAATAATGTTAAAGTCTGAAAATTTATTAACATCTGAGATAACTCATTTTAAATCAGAAAGAATGGATTTAAAAGTAGAAGATGTAAAAAATACTATAAAACAAATAAGTAAGTCTATAGAAGCTATTGAAAAATTTGATAAAATATCTAAAGATTTAAATGACTTTAATGATGAATTTATCAGCGGTATAGAAGCTTTAAAAAGCCTTCTAGAAGGTTCTCAGAGTTCTATTAAGACATTTGACCAGAGTGTAAGAAAATTAGATAAACAGTTTAATATTTTAAATCTAAAATTTGTAAAGTTGTTTGATAAATACGATAATCAAGATAATATAAATAAAGAGATTTTATTTGACATAAAAGAATCTTCAAAAAATATATATAATGCGACTGAAAGCCAGTTCAAAATTAGAGATTATATAAAAAATATAAATGCAGGATTTGCTCTATATGAAAGAAGTGCTCAAGATTTATTAACTAAATTAATGACTCATGAAAGTAAAATATCTCAAAATCAAAAAATCCTTTTAGATGAAAAATTTACATTAGATGACTCAATAAAAAATCTTTCAAGTATTATTGAAAACTTTTCTAATGACCTACAAGTTAAACTGGATATAATGTTTGAGAATTCTTTAGATATTCAAGATAAGTTAGATGTTATGTTTAATAATTCTTTTATGCACGATGAAGTTCCTCTTGATAGTGAAGAATTATTTAATGATGATGTTGATAGTGTATTTAATCCTTTTAGTGAGGAGATTTATGAGATAGAAGGTAAAGAAATAAAGGTCGTAGGTGAGGATGAGTTAAATGAATAATAAATATAGAAGAACTATTAACAGAGAATTTGAAAAGAGTAGTTTTTGGCCAACATTTACAGATTTATTATCTACTGTATTGATGGTTGTGATTCTTATCCTATTTAGCTCAGAAAGTATTTCAGGTTCTGTCGAACAAGATTTAGCTAAAAACGTCAATGCTTCTGTTGAGGAAACCTTTAAAAAAAGCGGAATACCTGTGAAAGTAGATAAAACTAATGGTCAAGTAACTTTTGGTGAAAGAACTATGTTTGATGTAGATAGTGATGTTTTAAAACCAGAGGCCAAAGAAATGTTAAAAATGTTCGTTCCAAAGTACATAGAAACTATTTATAAGGATTATGGTGATTATATATCCAAAATAGTTATAGAGGGTCATACAGATGATGTGGGAAGTTATATATACAACTTAGATTTATCGCAAAGAAGAGCATATAGCGTTGCCAAATTTATAGTAGGAGATGAAATAGGTGATTATAAATACAAAGATAAAGTGACTAAACATATTATCGCAATAGGAAGATCAAAAGCTGAACTCATAAAAAATGGCGATAATAATGTAAATAGAGATGCATCTAGAAGAGTAGAACTAAAATATGAAATAAATATTAATCAAACTAAATAATTAAATTTTTGTAAAAAAAAAGAAGGCAGTTGGTGTGAGCTTTAAGCCTTCTTTAAGGAAAAAGTTTATTTATTTTTGTTGATACTTAACATATTATAGTTTTTGGGAGAAGTTTGCAATATATCAAACGTAAATGGTCGTTTAAAATGCATAACTGGGTACTACTGATGTAAAATGTTTCATTTT of Clostridioides sp. ES-S-0054-01 contains these proteins:
- a CDS encoding pyridoxal phosphate-dependent aminotransferase, whose product is METTEVRYNFDEVIDRSGTNCLKYDLKTQFMPGSSEDALPLWVADMDFACAPEIINAMHERIDRKIFGYSSQQTDDYYEAVCGWFKRRFDWKIEKENIFFSPGVVPALGFFIQILTQKGDGIIIEKPVYYPFEAKITNNERKVVNSPLKFEDGHYSMDYDGFEELAKDENNKVFILCSPHNPVGRVWKKEELRKIVDICKKYDLWIISDEIHCDIIRKGEKHIPLEVACPDYKDRIITCTAPSKSFNLAGMQLSNIVINNKELQEKWILETDAKLAIFLPNPFAIVATKVAYNDCEDWMNQVNEYIDNNIKYVEDFVNEHMPKVKMIKSQGTYLVWLDFRGYGLDAKQLEDIMFNKAKVLLDEGYIFGEEGAGFERINVASPRPIIEECMNRIRSAFEGL
- a CDS encoding ATP-binding cassette domain-containing protein: MNDNIVEVKNINMNFYTKEGELEVLKDINFNLKEGEILTLLGPSGSGKSTILNILTNLLKPTSGDIKITGNIGYMFQKDNLLEWRNIMDNITIGLEIQSKKDKKSLDRVESLLKTYGLWDFRSMYPKELSGGMRQRVALIRTLSVNPDILLLDEPFSALDYQTRLLVCDDVYSIIKNENKSTILVTHDIGDALSIKVQL
- a CDS encoding OmpA family protein, whose amino-acid sequence is MNNKYRRTINREFEKSSFWPTFTDLLSTVLMVVILILFSSESISGSVEQDLAKNVNASVEETFKKSGIPVKVDKTNGQVTFGERTMFDVDSDVLKPEAKEMLKMFVPKYIETIYKDYGDYISKIVIEGHTDDVGSYIYNLDLSQRRAYSVAKFIVGDEIGDYKYKDKVTKHIIAIGRSKAELIKNGDNNVNRDASRRVELKYEININQTK